DNA from Petropleomorpha daqingensis:
GTGCTCGCCCCACGGGCGCATGCTCATCGGCGTGCCGGTGAACCCGTGCACGAGCAGCACCCCGGTGCGCCCGTCGGGGCCGTCGCCGCCGGGGAACGCGAACGGCTCGGCGCCCGGGAGCACCTCGGCGGGCAGGTCCGACTGCGGCACTGGGCGTCCTCCTCGAGGCGGCGACGGAGAGTCACCGGGTGGGCACTGTTGTAGTTCGTGCCCCGGGCTCCCTAGTCTGGCAGTTCACGAGGGAGGCGTGTTGTTCTACTGGTTCCTCAAGTTCGTGGCCGTCGGGCCGGTGGCCAAGCTGGTCTTCCGTCCGCAGCCCGAGGGCACCGAGAACGTGCCCGCGGAGGGTGCGGCGATCCTGGCCAGCAACCACCTGTCGGCCGCTGACTGGATCTTCATGCCGCTCATGCTCCGGCGGCGGGTCACCTTCCTGGCGAAGCAGGAGTACTTCACCGGGAAGGGGGTCAAGGGCTGGGCGCAGCGCGTCTTCTTCGCCGGCAGCGGCCAGGTGCCCATCGACCGGACCAACGCCTCCGCCGCCGAGGACGCCATCCAGACCGGCATCCGGATCCTGCGCGGGGGCCACCTCCTGGGCATCTACCCCGAGGGCACCCGCTCGCCCGACGGGCGCCTCTACCGCGGCAAGACCGGCATCGCCCGGATGACGCTGGAGACCGGCGCCCCCGTCGTCCCCCTCGCGATGGTCTACAAGACCACGAAGCTGCCCTTCGGCAAGAAGCTGACCCGGGTCTGCGTTCGGTTCGGCAAGCCGCTGGACTTCTCCCGCTACGAGGGGATGTCCGGCGACCGGTTCGTCGAGCGCTCGATCACCGACGAGATCATGTACGAGATCATGACGCTGTCCGGTCAGGAGTACGTCGACGTCTACGGCGCGACGGTGAAGAAGTCGATGGACGCCACCGGGGACAGCGCGGAGAAGGTGCTGACCCGGCTGCAGCCGCCGTCCGACGAGTCCGGGGACCGGGTCGACTCGATCGCCAGTTGAGGGGCTCCCCGCCGGGGAGCCCCTCCCTCGTCACGGGTCAGTAGCGCATCCCCATCGCGTCGCGCACCCGCCCGAGGGTGGCCTCGGCCAGGCCGTTCGCCCGCTCGTCGCCCCGCCGCAGCACGTCCCGCACCAGACCCGGGTCCGCGGCGAGCTCCGCGCGGCGGGCGCGCATCGGGCGCAGCCGCTCGTTGACCGCCTCGGTGAGCGCCGCCTTGAGCGCGGCCGCGCCGCCGGCGCCGATCTCGTCGGCGAAGGCCTCCGGCGACTGCCCGCGGCACAGCGCCCCGAGCAGCACCAGGCTGGCCACCTCGGGGCGCCGGCCGGGCTCGTAGGTGATGGTGCGCTCGGTGTCGGTGACCGCCCGGCGGACCAGCCGCGCGGTGGTGTCCTCGTCGGCGCGCAGCGCGATGGCGTTGCCCCGGCTCTTGGCCATCTTGGTGCCGTCGGTGCCCAGCAGCAGCGGGGCGTCGCCGAGCAGCGCGTCCGGTTCGCCGAAGACGGGCCCGTAGCGCTGGGTGAACCGGCGGGCGATCGTCCGGGTCAGCTCCAGGTGCGGCAGCTGGTCGCGGCCGACCGGGACGAGGTTCGCGCCGCAGAAGAGGATGTCGGCGGCCTGGTGGACCGGGTAGGTGAGCATCAGCCCCGACATGGCCCGGTCGCCGGTCGCCTCCGTCTCGGCCTTGACCGTGGGGTTGCGCTGCAGCTCGGGCACGCTGACCAGGCTGAGGAACGGCAGCAGCAGCTGGTTGAGCGCCGGCACCGCGCTGTGGCAGAAGATCGTGGTCCGCTCGGGGTCGAGGCCGGCCGCCAGCTGGTCGAGCACCAGCCCGGTCACCGCCCGCTGCAGGTCCTCGGCGACGTCGCGGTCGGTGATCACCTGGTAGTCGGCGACGAGCACGAGCACGTCGACACCGGCCTGCTGCAGGCGCACGCGGTTGGCCAGCGTGCCGAAGTAGTGCCCGAGGTGCAGCGGTCCGGTGGGCCGGTCGCCGGTGAGCACGCGGAACCGCTCGGGGGTGGCGGCGATCTGCACCTCGAGCTCGGCGCTGCGGGCCACCGCCCGGCTGAAGGGGTCGTGCTCGATCGTGGGGGCGTTCATCGGTTCTCCTGGAAGTGAGGAGAGCCGCCCTGCCGCCGTCGCGGATCCGCCGCCGAGCTGCCGCAGGGCAGCTCGGGACGCGTCAGGTCACAGCCGCCAGGACGACGGCTGCCACCAGGTGAGGCGGGTGTGCTCCACGCGGTGAGGTTAGCGTGCGGTGAGCCGGTCGAGGACGTCGCGGAGCAGGGCGAGCAGCTCGTCGCGGGACATCGTCGGCTCGCGGGTCCACTGGCCGACGAGGTCCTCGGTGAAGGCGAACCAGGAGCGCACCAGCTGCCGGCGGCGGGCGTCGTCCGGCAGGTCCAGCGCCGTGAGCGCGACGTCGACCAGCCGCTCCCGGGTCTCCTCGTAGACCTCCGCCACCCACGGGTCGCCGCCGGCCGCACCGCGGACGAACGACAGGTGCGCCTCGCGGAAGGTCTCCACCCAGCCGACGTAGCGGTCCAGCATGCCCGGCACCTGCGCGGCACCCGGCTCACCGCCGGCGAGCAGGTGCTCCTCCAGGGCCCGGGCCGCCGCGCGGGTGACCGCGGTGTAGTAGTCGCGCTTGGTCGGGAAGTAGTGGAACAGGAGGCTGCGGCTGATCCCGGCGCGGCGGGCGACCTCGTCGATGGTGAGCTCCTGCACCGGCGTGGTGGGCAGCAGCTCCAGCCCGATCTCGACCAGTTGCGCGCGCCGGTCGACCGCCGAGCGGCGTATCGATGTCATGGCGCGGCGGTCACCTCAGGCGGCCGTGCGGTCGGCGTCCACGGTCGCGAGCAGCCGGTCGA
Protein-coding regions in this window:
- a CDS encoding lysophospholipid acyltransferase family protein; this translates as MLFYWFLKFVAVGPVAKLVFRPQPEGTENVPAEGAAILASNHLSAADWIFMPLMLRRRVTFLAKQEYFTGKGVKGWAQRVFFAGSGQVPIDRTNASAAEDAIQTGIRILRGGHLLGIYPEGTRSPDGRLYRGKTGIARMTLETGAPVVPLAMVYKTTKLPFGKKLTRVCVRFGKPLDFSRYEGMSGDRFVERSITDEIMYEIMTLSGQEYVDVYGATVKKSMDATGDSAEKVLTRLQPPSDESGDRVDSIAS
- a CDS encoding TetR/AcrR family transcriptional regulator yields the protein MTSIRRSAVDRRAQLVEIGLELLPTTPVQELTIDEVARRAGISRSLLFHYFPTKRDYYTAVTRAAARALEEHLLAGGEPGAAQVPGMLDRYVGWVETFREAHLSFVRGAAGGDPWVAEVYEETRERLVDVALTALDLPDDARRRQLVRSWFAFTEDLVGQWTREPTMSRDELLALLRDVLDRLTAR
- the trpS gene encoding tryptophan--tRNA ligase, giving the protein MNAPTIEHDPFSRAVARSAELEVQIAATPERFRVLTGDRPTGPLHLGHYFGTLANRVRLQQAGVDVLVLVADYQVITDRDVAEDLQRAVTGLVLDQLAAGLDPERTTIFCHSAVPALNQLLLPFLSLVSVPELQRNPTVKAETEATGDRAMSGLMLTYPVHQAADILFCGANLVPVGRDQLPHLELTRTIARRFTQRYGPVFGEPDALLGDAPLLLGTDGTKMAKSRGNAIALRADEDTTARLVRRAVTDTERTITYEPGRRPEVASLVLLGALCRGQSPEAFADEIGAGGAAALKAALTEAVNERLRPMRARRAELAADPGLVRDVLRRGDERANGLAEATLGRVRDAMGMRY